The sequence below is a genomic window from Streptomyces sp. B21-105.
CCCGCGTGCGCAACGAGGGCCCGACCTGCGGATTCCTACCCTGCGGCCAGTCCACGCATAGTCCACAGCACCCGACAGACGGCCGCTCCGAGCGGCACACCGCTGCACATACGCCAAGACCCCGTCCTCAGCGAAAGCGCTGGCGGCGGGGTCTTTGGGCACCTCGTGCAAGGTGCCCCCGGCAGGATTCGAACCTGCGCACACGGCTCCGGAGGCCGTTGCTCTATCCCCTGAGCTACGGGGGCGTGTCGGTCGTGAGGTGTTGCTCGCGGCGACGGGTAGAACACTACCAGCTCCCTCGGGGTGTTCATGAACGGGTTTCTGCGGGCCGGAGCGTCGTCCGCGGGGGATGGAAGTGGGGAAAACCCGGACGCGGTGGCCGGTCCCGACCTACTCTCGAGGTGTGCCAGGCGCGTCGGGCCGGGTGCTTGTTGTCGATGACAACAAGGTCATCCGGCAGCTGATCAGGGTCAATCTCGAGCTGGAGGGCATCGAGGTCGTGACCGCGTCCGATGGTGTCGAGTGTCTGGAAGTCGTCCATCAGGTGCGACCCGATCTCGTGACCCTCGATGTCGCCATGCCCCGGCTCGACGGGTTGCGGACGGCCGCTCGACTGCGTAACGATCCACGGACCCGCGATCTTCCGCTCGCCATCATCAGCGCCTGTACGCAGTTCGAGGTGGAGGCCGGTCTCGAGGTCGGCGTCGACGCGTTCCTCGCCAAGCCCTTCGATCCCGTCGAACTCGTCGCGATCATTCGGACCTTGATGGATCGGGAGAGCGGTGCGGGGGAGGGCGTGGGGGCCGGGACGGGCGGCGGGTCCGGCGCGGGACCCATGACCGACTAGAGGCTGTGCCGTTGTGCTGAGCGGGTCGGGTCGGGGCTGCCCTTTGTAGGGGCTTCGGGCGGGATGGCGTGCGATGTGCTTGGTGTGAGGGGCGCGTTCTCTCGCCCCTTTTCTCCGGGGCGGCGTCCACATCGCGGACCTCTCGCAAACCTGCTCGCCTACCCACCCCCCTCCTCCCCTACGCTTGTCCCGTGACCCCCGTCGAGCTCTCCCGTACCGTGCTGTGCGCGGTGCGTCGTGCCGTTCAGGCCGGGGAGCTCAGCGTGCCCGTGCCTGTGCGTGCCGTGGTCACGCCGCCGGGGCCCGGTGGGCGTGGGGACTACGCCACCAGCATCGCCCTGCAGCTCGCCCGGCCGGCCGGGCAGCCCCCGCTCCGTGTCGCCGAGGTGCTCCGGTCCTATCTGGCCGAGTCCGAAGGGGTCGCCCGCGTCGAGATCACCGGGCCGGGGTTTCTCAACCTCAGCCTCGACGGTTCCGCCGCCGGGGTCCTCGTCCGGCGGGTCCTCGGTGAGGGACCGCGTTACGGGCACGGTGACCGGCTCGCCGGGCAGGTCTTCTCGGTGCGGGTGCCGTACGAGGTGCGGGCCGAGGTCATCGCCGACGCGCTCGCGCGGATCGTCGCGGCGCAGGGCGGACGCGTCGACATCAGTCACGACGGGCCCGTCACCCTGCGGCCCGTGCCCGCCCTCGAGGACCCCGCGCCGCTCGGCCTCGACGCCGCCCGCTGGGCCCTGCTCCATCCGGCCCCGCACGACCGGCCCCGGATCACCGCCGATCATCTGGTCCAGCGGGAGAGCAATCCTCTCTTCCGGGTCCGTTACGCCCACGCCCGCACCCGGGCCGTGCGTCGCAACGCCGCCGATCTCGGGTTCGGACCGTGGTCCGACGCCGGCCCGCACGGACCCGGCCCGCACGAAGCCGATTTCCGACTTCGGGTGCCGTCCGAAGCCCAAGCCGAAGCCCACGCCCACGGCCTGCTTCCCCTTCTCGCGGACTACCCCCGCATCCTCGCGACGACCGTGACCGACGCCCCGCAGCCGGTCACCCCCGGTCTCGACGCCGGCGCTCCCTCCCGTCTCGCCCGGCACCTTCTGGCGCTGGCCGACGCGACCCTCGTCCTGCTTCCCGCCGTCCTTCCCCGTGGTGAGGA
It includes:
- a CDS encoding response regulator yields the protein MEVGKTRTRWPVPTYSRGVPGASGRVLVVDDNKVIRQLIRVNLELEGIEVVTASDGVECLEVVHQVRPDLVTLDVAMPRLDGLRTAARLRNDPRTRDLPLAIISACTQFEVEAGLEVGVDAFLAKPFDPVELVAIIRTLMDRESGAGEGVGAGTGGGSGAGPMTD
- the nrtL gene encoding ArgS-related anticodon-binding protein NrtL, with the translated sequence MTPVELSRTVLCAVRRAVQAGELSVPVPVRAVVTPPGPGGRGDYATSIALQLARPAGQPPLRVAEVLRSYLAESEGVARVEITGPGFLNLSLDGSAAGVLVRRVLGEGPRYGHGDRLAGQVFSVRVPYEVRAEVIADALARIVAAQGGRVDISHDGPVTLRPVPALEDPAPLGLDAARWALLHPAPHDRPRITADHLVQRESNPLFRVRYAHARTRAVRRNAADLGFGPWSDAGPHGPGPHEADFRLRVPSEAQAEAHAHGLLPLLADYPRILATTVTDAPQPVTPGLDAGAPSRLARHLLALADATLVLLPAVLPRGEEKPSAAHRARLALAEAAGAVLAGGLSLLGIDAPDHL